The Lonchura striata isolate bLonStr1 chromosome 5, bLonStr1.mat, whole genome shotgun sequence genome window below encodes:
- the HELB gene encoding DNA helicase B: MAAGGGQRGALLWLWGRLRPPRCEAADDEEESDEDFGELLAEEALLEPAGRELSAALPPRRAVIIQECGTKKEYEVVGRFPLVDPWWKVNVNAKKMGSKYFVQGYPSYFLQTDVEENNRQVFSHFLTECHVPEDWKEKFFAWLPMESVLSFSNLEEKLKQFQVSQLQPRGIQRDTKDYDIFYCVSKSFAGKAVLGALAFPRILEYLPILLPRHFCCLLDKMCWERKADMDGEEVADEMATKLDEILKDEPWKLGFSRIMYKELNIPYCEATWAAFCQCEHLLWKIPDLQKNALILYDQLKTRCRQMGHTYEDQDELARLVSKHMSIEHVWQSLEFLRDQNVVIRDKKLVFLPHLYKSEKDIAMYVGDLLSNHTWKLDVDVKKILSIPEAPRESADNKMNIAQACEREENNADDHNGENHFPEKEVGSVSGIQSKAEVDKDQVTAVKKICSNPVTIISGKGGCGKSTIVSCLFRHLMQMEKEVEAASKDFEGDLDASEEWNTFDHHWESENMYAKKHLNVLFTAPTGRATSLLREKTQLPAYTLHQIICSFKSWRRNNQEQPWKFSAVTVLIVDEGSLVSVHILSLVLKLLCEHAQLAKLIILGDTRQLPSIDPGNMLADIFEGLKPRGFAVELRTNHRAESQLIVDNASRISRRQLPEFDEVLKVSAWNEAITMPVPEKKFIFIALPAGGNCENLQTAIKTLLKKGPGLEDAKQSQFIAFRRQDCDLINELCCQHYSNHLTRDHKNRLLFQTGDKIASTRNVYLKDLLAACGVREGSNGQECRSGETTLTAESDEEGKRLCNGDIFFIRGDAEIDKQRLLTISSTYGSTYTVNYKALRKLCHIKHAWARTIHTFQGSEERTVVYVVGNAGRQHWQHVYTAVTRGRCRVYVVAEELHLRRAVKSKEITRKTRLQRFLREATAETNNCSKQMLSLPAKCWQSQELETQSVAPDPPEHENDLTIQEGSSVLSKEKTDSLQQSPCKRQIPASEDATKISPTTVQESPLGSSRLKNLTLGQQIPRKLFKS, translated from the exons atggcggcgggcggcgggcagcGGGGCGCGCTCCTCTGGCTGTGGGGCCGCCTGCGGCCGCCGCGGTGCGAGGCGgcggacgacgaggaggagagCGACGAGGACTTCGGGGAGCTGCTGGCGGAGGAGGCGCTCCTGGAGCCCGCCGGGCGGGAGCTCTcggccgcgctgcccccgcgccgcgccg TTATTATACAGGAATGTGGCACCAAAAAGGAGTATGAAGTGGTTGGACGTTTTCCATTAGTTGATCCCTGGTGGAAAGTTAATGTTAACGCTAAAAAAATGGGATCAAAGTACTTTGTGCAAGGATATCCATCATATTTTCTGCAGACTGATGTAGAAGAAAACAACCGACAAGTATTTTCACACTTTCTTACGGAATGTCATGTTCCTGAAgattggaaagaaaaattttttgCTTGGCTTCCTATGGAGTCTGTGCTGAGTTTTAGCAACCTTGAAGAAAAACTAAAACAGTTCCAAGTTTCACAGCTACAGCCAAGAGGGATCCAAAGAGATACTAAGGATTATGACATCTTCTATTGTGTTTCAAAATCAT TTGCAGGAAAGGCGGTATTGGGAGCACTGGCTTTTCCAAGGATACTCGAGTACTTGCCAATTCTTTTGCCACGCCACTTTTGCTGTCTGTTAGATAAGATGTGTTGGGAAAGAAAGGCTGATATGGATGGTGAGGAAGTAGCTGATGAGATGGCAACAAAACTGGATGAGATACTAAAGGACGAGCCATGGAAACTTGGATTCAGCAGG ATTATGTATAAGGAGTTGAACATTCCTTACTGTGAGGCAACATGGGCTGCCTTCTGTCAGTGTGAACATCTCCTCTGGAAGATTCCTGACTTGCAGAAGAATGCATTAATTCTGTATGATCAGCTCAAGACACGCTGTAGACAAATGGGACACACATACGAAGACCAAGATGAATTAGCTCGTTTGGTATCCAAACACATGTCCATTGAACATGTTTGGCAATCTCTTGAATTTTTGAGAGATCAGAATGTAGTGATTAGGGATAAAAAGCTGGTGTTTCTGCCTCATCTTTACAAATCTGAAAAAGACATTGCAATGTATGTAGGTGACCTTCTGTCAAACCACACGTGGAAATTGGATGTGGATGTGAAAAAGATACTTAGCATTCCTGAGGCACCAAGAGAAAGTGCAGATAACAAAATGAATATTGCCCAGGCatgtgaaagagaagaaaataatgcaGATGATCATAATGGTGAAAATCACTTTCCTGAAAAGGAGGTGGGCTCTGTGTCTGGTATCCAAAGTAAAGCAGAGGTAGACAAAGATCAGGTGACTGCTGTAAAAAAAATTTGTTCTAATCCTGTCACGATCATAAGTggaaaaggaggctgtgggaaGAGTACAATAGTTAGCTGCCTTTTTCGTCATTTAatgcaaatggaaaaagaagtGGAAGCTGCTTCTAAGGACTTTGAAGGAGACTTGGATGCATCTGAGGAATGGAATACATTTGATCACCACTGGGAATCAGAGAATATGTATGCAAAAAAACATTTGAATGTACTATTCACTGCACCTACAGGGAGGGCAACAAGTCTTTTGAGAGAAAAAACGCAGCTTCCTGCATATACACTGCATCag ATTATCTGTAGTTTTAAATCGTGGAGGCGGAACAACCAAGAACAGCCATGGAAATTTTCTGCAGTTACGGTTCTCATTGTGGATGAAGGAAGTTTGGTGTCTGTACACATTCTTAGTTTAGTTTTGAAACTCTTGTGTGAGCATGCTCAGCTTGCTAAACTTATTATTCTAG GTGATACTAGACAGCTACCAAGCATAGACCCAGGAAACATGTTAGCTGATATCTTTGAGGGTCTAAAACCAAGAGGCTTTGCAGTGGAACTGCGAACTAACCATAGAGCTGAATCGCAACTAATTGTAGATAATGCATCAAG AATCTCTCGCCGGCAGCTTCCTGAATTTGATGAGGTGCTGAAAGTTTCTGCTTGGAATGAGGCAATAACAATGCCAGTCCCAgagaagaaatttatttttattgctttgccTGCTGGAGGGAATTGTGAGA ATCTACAAACTGCAATAAAGACTTTACTTAAAAAAGGGCCAGGATTGGAGGATGCCAAACAATCACAATTCATTGCTTTCAGAAG GCAAGATTGTGATCTAATAAATGAACTTTGTTGCCAACACTATTCAAATCATTTAACCAG AGACCATAAGAACAGACTTCTATTTCAAACTGGGGACAAGATTGCCAGCACACGCAATGTTTATCTCAAGGATCTCTTGGCAGCCTGTGGTGTCAGAGAGGGCTCTAATGGCCAGGAATGCAGAAGTGGAGAAACCACACTCACTGCAGAGTCTGATGAGGAGGGCAAACGACTTTGTAATGGagatatatttttcataagaGGG GATGCAGAAATTGATAAGCAGCGCTTGCTGACCATCAGCAGCACATACGGCTCCACGTACACTGTGAACTACAAGGCACTGAGGAAGCTGTGTCACATAAAGCATGCCTGGGCCAGAACTATTCACACATTCCAG GGCTCGGAGGAAAGGACCGTGGTGTATGTGGTTGGCAATGCCGGccggcagcactggcagcacgtGTACACAGCTGTGACCAGAGGACGCTGCCGTGTCTATGTTGTGGCTGAGGAGCTGCACCTCAGGAGAGCAGTAAAGAGCAAGGAGATCACCAGAAAAACACGTTTGCAGAGATTTTTGAGAGAGGCAACTGCAGAAACAAACAACTGTTCCAAACAAATGCTCTCTCTGCCAGCGAAGTGCTGGCAAAGTCAAGAGCTCGAGACTCAGTCTGTTGCTCCTGACCCACCTGAACATGAAAATGACCTCACGATACAGGAAGGGTCATCAGTTCTCAGTAAAGAAAAGACGGACAGTTTGCAGCAAAGTCCGTGTAAAAGACAAATCCCTGCATCTGAGGATGCTACAAAAATATCCCCG ACAACAGTACAAGAATCCCCACTTGGATCTTCCAGACTTAAGAATCTAACTTTGGGACAGCAAATTCCTAGGAAGCTTTTCAAAAGCTAA